ataataaaaaatggtTAGAACCACTGAAAAAAAGGAAGATAAAAGAGAGGAAAATATAATTTTAGCTAgccctctctttcttttccatGAAATTATGTATTCTTGTCAATGCAATCCCAAGTGTCTGCTCACTCATGTTGGCAAAGCACACCCTGAACCAACCTGGCTCAGAGCAATGACAAGAAGAACCTGGAGATATATTTAGCTTCACTTCATGCAGCATGGAATCCCAAAGAGTCAGTTCACCTTCTCTTGTAGGTTCATCCAAAAATGGACTTAAATTCATCCAGCAAAACAACCCAGCATTTCCTTTCAAACACTCGATCCCCGATTTCTTCAAACCCTCGACGATCATATCATATCTcttcctcagtctctctctgtTTGTATTTATGTAATTTTCAGTGAATTCCTTGTCAGATAACATGGAAGCCAAGAGATGTTGTGTTTGAGAAGATATTAGGGTGAAGCTTGACATCCTTCTTGCTGTTGTCACAACCTTATCATTGTAAGAGTACACGGTGCCAACTCGAAAACCTGGAAGGCCAAGATCTTTGGATAGACTATAAACAATGTGGACTCTTTCTGCATCCTTGTACTGCCTGTCTTCAAGAATTTCTGCCACACTAATGAATTCGGAGGATGAGAAGGCGGATCCTGAGTAGATTTCATCAGAAACGAGatggatgtttttttttgtgacgAAATCAAGAATCTGTTCAAGGACTGCCCTTTGGATTGTTGCACCAAGTGGGTTTGATGGATTTGTGATTAGTACCCCTCTCACTCTCATGTTCTTGTCTTCTGCCTCTTTGTGTGCAGCTTCTAACGCTTCTGGAGTAATCTGGAACTTGTTTGAGCTTTCACAGTGGATTGGCACAATGTTCACACCAGTCCTCCA
This is a stretch of genomic DNA from Malus domestica chromosome 02, GDT2T_hap1. It encodes these proteins:
- the LOC103406931 gene encoding 1-aminocyclopropane-1-carboxylate synthase 7 translates to MAIEIKQQQPSVGLSKIAVSDTHGEDSPYFAGWKAYDQNPYHESSNPSGVIQMGLAENQVSFDLLEKYLEENSEASNWGSKGSKGVSGFRENALFQDYHGLLSFRKAMASFMEQIRGGRAKIDPARVVLTAGATAANELLTFIIADPGDALLVPTPYYPGFDRDLRWRTGVNIVPIHCESSNKFQITPEALEAAHKEAEDKNMRVRGVLITNPSNPLGATIQRAVLEQILDFVTKKNIHLVSDEIYSGSAFSSSEFISVAEILEDRQYKDAERVHIVYSLSKDLGLPGFRVGTVYSYNDKVVTTARRMSSFTLISSQTQHLLASMLSDKEFTENYINTNRERLRKRYDMIVEGLKKSGIECLKGNAGLFCWMNLSPFLDEPTREGELTLWDSMLHEVKLNISPGSSCHCSEPGWFRVCFANMSEQTLGIALTRIHNFMEKKERAS